A single genomic interval of Gouania willdenowi chromosome 10, fGouWil2.1, whole genome shotgun sequence harbors:
- the ctbp1l gene encoding C-terminal-binding protein 1 isoform X2, which translates to MQGIRPPILNGPMHPRPLVALLDGRDCTVEMPILKDVATVAFCDAQSTQEIHEKVLNEAVAALLYHTITLSRDDLEKFKGLRVIVRIGSGFDNVDIKAAAELGIAVSNVPAASVEETADTSLCLILNLYRRVTWMHQALREGTRASSVEQIREVASGAARIRGETLGIIGLGRVGQAVALRAKAFGFGVIFYDPYLPDGVERSLGLQRMATLQDLLIHSDCVSLHCSLNEHNHHLINDFTIKQMRQGAFLVNTSRGGLVDEKALAQALKEGRIRGAALDVHETEPFSFSTGPLKDAPNLICTPHTSWYSEQASVEAREEAAREVRRAITGRIPDSLKNCVNKEYLMAASPWPSMEAATVHPELNGATYRFPPGLISVAAAGGLPGAGTGVESLVTGPLAHGIAPVSHPPHAPSPGQPTKAEPDRDIPSDQ; encoded by the exons GTATCCGGCCACCCATCCTCAATGGGCCAATGCACCCACGGCCCCTGGTGGCTCTTCTAGATGGGCGTGACTGTACAGTAGAAATGCCCATCCTCAAAGACGTGGCTACAGTGGCTTTCTGCGATGCTCAGTCGACACAAGAGATTCATGAAAAG GTGCTGAATGAAGCAGTAGCCGCTCTGCTCTACCACACAATCACTCTATCTAGAGATGACCTGGAGAAATTTAAAGGCCTACGAGTTATTGTCAGGATTGGTTCGGGCTTTGACAATGTTGACATCAAAGCAGCTGCTGAGCTTG GGATCGCTGTCAGTAATGTTCCAGCAGCTTCAGTGGAGGAGACGGCCGACACTTCGCTATGTCTGATTCTCAATCTGTACAGACGTGTCACCTGGATGCACCAGGCGCTGAGGGAGGGAACACGTGCCTCCAGTGTGGAGCAGATCAGGGAGGTGGCGAGTGGCGCTGCTCGTATACGAGGCGAGACGCTGGGCATTATTGGTCTGG GGCGTGTTGGACAAGCAGTGGCGTTGCGAGCCAAGGCTTTTGGCTTTGGGGTGATATTTTATGATCCCTATTTACCTGATGGCGTGGAACGCTCACTGGGCCTGCAGCGGATGGCCACACTGCAAGACCTGCTTATTCACTCTGACTGTGTTTCACTGCACTGCAGCCTCAACGAGCACAACCACCACCTCATTAATGACTTCACCATCAAACAA ATGCGTCAGGGAGCTTTCCTGGTCAACACATCGAGAGGAGGTCTTGTCGATGAGAAAGCTCTGGCTCAGGCCCTGAAGGAGGGCCGGATACGAGGGGCCGCCCTAGACGTCCACGAGACAGAACCTTTCAG CTTCTCAACAGGCCCACTGAAGGACGCCCCCAACCTGATCTGCACCCCGCACACATCCTGGTACAGTGAGCAGGCTTCTGTGGAGGCTCGGGAGGAAGCAGCCAGGGAAGTGCGCCGGGCCATCACTG GTCGAATTCCAGACAGTCTAAAGAACTGCGTTAACAAGGAGTATCTGATGGCAGCCTCCCCGTGGCCCAGTATGGAAGCAGCAACTGTTCACCCAGAGCTTAATGGCGCCACCTACAG atTTCCTCCAGGTCTGATCAGTGTTGCAGCAGCAGGGGGTCTCCCAGGAGCCGGCACTGGTGTGGAAAGCCTTGTGACGGGACCCCTGGCACATGGCATCGCCCCAGTGTCCCACCCACCTCACGCCCCGTCTCCGGGGCAACCAACCAAGGCTGAACCTGACAGAGACATCCCTTCTGACCAATAG
- the ctbp1l gene encoding C-terminal-binding protein 1 isoform X1 — protein MALMDKHKQVKRQRLDRICEGIRPPILNGPMHPRPLVALLDGRDCTVEMPILKDVATVAFCDAQSTQEIHEKVLNEAVAALLYHTITLSRDDLEKFKGLRVIVRIGSGFDNVDIKAAAELGIAVSNVPAASVEETADTSLCLILNLYRRVTWMHQALREGTRASSVEQIREVASGAARIRGETLGIIGLGRVGQAVALRAKAFGFGVIFYDPYLPDGVERSLGLQRMATLQDLLIHSDCVSLHCSLNEHNHHLINDFTIKQMRQGAFLVNTSRGGLVDEKALAQALKEGRIRGAALDVHETEPFSFSTGPLKDAPNLICTPHTSWYSEQASVEAREEAAREVRRAITGRIPDSLKNCVNKEYLMAASPWPSMEAATVHPELNGATYRFPPGLISVAAAGGLPGAGTGVESLVTGPLAHGIAPVSHPPHAPSPGQPTKAEPDRDIPSDQ, from the exons GTATCCGGCCACCCATCCTCAATGGGCCAATGCACCCACGGCCCCTGGTGGCTCTTCTAGATGGGCGTGACTGTACAGTAGAAATGCCCATCCTCAAAGACGTGGCTACAGTGGCTTTCTGCGATGCTCAGTCGACACAAGAGATTCATGAAAAG GTGCTGAATGAAGCAGTAGCCGCTCTGCTCTACCACACAATCACTCTATCTAGAGATGACCTGGAGAAATTTAAAGGCCTACGAGTTATTGTCAGGATTGGTTCGGGCTTTGACAATGTTGACATCAAAGCAGCTGCTGAGCTTG GGATCGCTGTCAGTAATGTTCCAGCAGCTTCAGTGGAGGAGACGGCCGACACTTCGCTATGTCTGATTCTCAATCTGTACAGACGTGTCACCTGGATGCACCAGGCGCTGAGGGAGGGAACACGTGCCTCCAGTGTGGAGCAGATCAGGGAGGTGGCGAGTGGCGCTGCTCGTATACGAGGCGAGACGCTGGGCATTATTGGTCTGG GGCGTGTTGGACAAGCAGTGGCGTTGCGAGCCAAGGCTTTTGGCTTTGGGGTGATATTTTATGATCCCTATTTACCTGATGGCGTGGAACGCTCACTGGGCCTGCAGCGGATGGCCACACTGCAAGACCTGCTTATTCACTCTGACTGTGTTTCACTGCACTGCAGCCTCAACGAGCACAACCACCACCTCATTAATGACTTCACCATCAAACAA ATGCGTCAGGGAGCTTTCCTGGTCAACACATCGAGAGGAGGTCTTGTCGATGAGAAAGCTCTGGCTCAGGCCCTGAAGGAGGGCCGGATACGAGGGGCCGCCCTAGACGTCCACGAGACAGAACCTTTCAG CTTCTCAACAGGCCCACTGAAGGACGCCCCCAACCTGATCTGCACCCCGCACACATCCTGGTACAGTGAGCAGGCTTCTGTGGAGGCTCGGGAGGAAGCAGCCAGGGAAGTGCGCCGGGCCATCACTG GTCGAATTCCAGACAGTCTAAAGAACTGCGTTAACAAGGAGTATCTGATGGCAGCCTCCCCGTGGCCCAGTATGGAAGCAGCAACTGTTCACCCAGAGCTTAATGGCGCCACCTACAG atTTCCTCCAGGTCTGATCAGTGTTGCAGCAGCAGGGGGTCTCCCAGGAGCCGGCACTGGTGTGGAAAGCCTTGTGACGGGACCCCTGGCACATGGCATCGCCCCAGTGTCCCACCCACCTCACGCCCCGTCTCCGGGGCAACCAACCAAGGCTGAACCTGACAGAGACATCCCTTCTGACCAATAG